The Papaver somniferum cultivar HN1 chromosome 3, ASM357369v1, whole genome shotgun sequence genome includes a region encoding these proteins:
- the LOC113355812 gene encoding pentatricopeptide repeat-containing protein At1g52640, mitochondrial-like: protein MAVKMFLSKTRTSLSLFLCQHSSSPTCHFQPFRVSSISSSFSTNGFWTNNSLQSLRYFSQPILQNNPTNNVNEICRVLSDYRSPHHDIESALNPFSTTISTDLVEQVLKRCKNLGVSAYRFFLWAEKLQNFSHSKDSYDILINILGSNKQFPLLWDFLTEIKEDGVHQLRHENFWNIFRAYARANLPGDAIRAFKRMKEFDLKPGVTDLDNLLFALCKRKLVKPAQEFFDKVKLEFDPSPKTCTILMMGWGDLGASDETRKLFDEMLERGCKMDLVAFNTLLESICRGGKPAEAYKLFREMGSCNLKPDAFTYSIFIHAACEADDIHSAIRVLDRMKRYNLVPKVFTFNTIIKLYVKNEQQDEAYLLLDEMIEGGVNPDVWSYNAILAFHCNRTEVNQALKLISKMEKDSCLPDRHTYNMLLKMLIRVGRFDRAMGVWESMGEKGFFPSASTYAVVVHGFCKKKGRTEDACKFFEMMVDEGIPPYRSTCKLLRDRLLSLGLEEKTQILADKMQRSTSCTIQELSSTMSGEEDIDGGSRKEDEEVQKPMWYAHCESESSDG from the coding sequence ATGGCAGTCAAAATGTTCCTTTCTAAAACTAGAACATCTCTTTCACTCTTCCTTTGCCAACATTCTTCTTCTCCAACTTGCCATTTTCAACCATTTAGAGTGTCATCAATCTCATCTTCATTTTCTACAAATGGGTTTTGGACAAACAACTCTCTTCAGTCTCTCAGATACTTTTCACAACCAATTCTTCAAAACAACCCCACCAACAATGTGAATGAGATATGTCGAGTACTTAGTGATTATCGCAGTCCTCATCACGATATCGAATCAGCTCTAAATCCATTCTCTACTACGATATCAACAGATTTAGTTGAACAAGTTCTAAAAAGATGCAAGAATCTTGGTGTTTCAGCGTACAGATTTTTCCTCTGGGCTGAAAAATTACAAAATTTCAGTCACAGTAAAGATAGTTATGACATTCTTATCAACATCCTTGGAAGTAATAAACAGTTTCCATTGCTCTGGGATTTTCTTACAGAGATTAAAGAAGATGGTGTTCATCAACTTCGCCATGAGAATTTCTGGAACATTTTTCGTGCTTATGCTAGAGCTAATTTGCCTGGTGATGCAATTAGAGCTTTTAAGAGAATGAAAGAATTCGATCTCAAACCTGGTGTTACTGATCTTGATAATCTTCTGTTTGCATTGTGCAAACGAAAGCTCGTGAAACCGGCACAAGAGTTTTTCGATAAAGTTAAGTTGGAATTTGATCCAAGTCCTAAAACTTGCACCATTTTGATGATGGGTTGGGGTGATTTGGGAGCTTCTGACGAGACACGTAAACTGTTTGATGAAATGCTTGAAAGAGGTTGTAAAATGGATTTGGTTGCGTTTAATACTTTGTTGGAATCTATATGCCGTGGGGGTAAACCAGCTGAAGCTTATAAGCTTTTTCGCGAAATGGGTTCGTGCAACTTGAAGCCTGATGCATTTACTTATTCGATATTCATTCATGCCGCCTGCGAGGCAGATGATATACATTCAGCTATTAGAGTTCTTGATAGAATGAAGAGGTACAATTTAGTTCCGAAAGTTTTCACATTTAACACCATTATCAAGCTTTATGTCAAGAACGAACAACAGGATGAGGCTTATTTACTATTAGATGAAATGATTGAAGGTGGTGTTAACCCGGACGTGTGGAGTTATAACGCAATTTTGGCATTCCATTGCAATCGTACCGAAGTTAATCAAGCCTTGAAGTTGATTTCTAAGATGGAGAAAGATTCTTGTTTGCCGGATAGACATACTTATAACATGCTGCTAAAAATGCTCATCAGAGTGGGAAGATTCGATCGTGCTATGGGTGTTTGGGAAAGTATGGGAGAAAAGGGATTCTTTCCTTCTGCATCAACTTATGCCGTAGTGGTCCACGGCTTCTGTAAGAAGAAGGGAAGAACAGAGGATGCATGTAAATTTTTTGAAATGATGGTCGATGAAGGCATACCACCGTACCGTAGCACTTGCAAGTTGCTGAGAGACCGTCTTTTGAGCTTAGGACTTGAGGAGAAAACTCAGATACTTGCGGATAAAATGCAACGAAGTACGTCTTGCACCATCCAGGAGCTGTCCAGCACAATGAGTGGTGAAGAAGATATTGATGGAGGATCGagaaaggaagatgaagaagtgcAGAAACCAATGTGGTACGCACATTGtgaatcagaatcatcagatgGATAG
- the LOC113355813 gene encoding CBL-interacting serine/threonine-protein kinase 24-like yields the protein MVTRKLGKYELGRTIGEGTFAKVKFAKNTETGENVAIKVLSKTTILKHKMVDQIKREISIMKIVRHPNIVRLHEVLSSRTKIFIILEFVTGGELFDRIVHQGRISESESRQYFQQLIDAVDYCHRKGVYHRDLKPENLLLDCHGKLKVSDFGLSALPERGLLLHTTCGTPNYVAPEVLSHQGYEGSSADVWSCGVILYVIMAGYLPFDETDLPALYKKINVAEFSCPIWFSPGAKALILKILNPNPKTRISIEGIKRDPWFRQNYVPVRYGNEEKVNLDDVSAVFNDIEDQYVSERTANDQGPLIMNAFEMITLSQGLNLSALFDRRQDYIKRQTRFVSRKPANDIILAIEAAAGSLHLRVHSRNYKMRLEGLSANKIGCFAVALEIYEVAPSLFMIDVRKASGDTLEYHKFYKNLCSKLEHIIWKPTEASAMPGLVKSMTC from the exons ATGGTGACAAGGAAGCTTGGTAAATATGAGCTAGGAAGAACAATTGGGGAAGGAACTTTTGCTAAGGTTAAGTTTGCTAAGAATACTGAAACTGGAGAAAATGTTGCTATTAAGGTTCTTTCCAAGACTACCATTCTCAAACATAAAATGGTGGATCAG ATCAAGagagaaatatccataatgaagatTGTGAGGCACCCAAATATAGTTAGGTTGCATGAG GTTTTGTCTAGCCGCACAAAGATATTTATCATTCTTGAGTTTGTCACAGGAGGAGAATTATTTGATAGAATT GTTCACCAGGGAAGAATCAGCGAGAGTGAGTCCAGGCAATACTTTCAGCAACTTATAGATGCAGTAGATTATTGTCACAGGAAGGGAGTCTATCACAGGGATTTGAAG ccagaaaatcttcttcttgatTGTCACGGAAAATTGAAAGTTTCTGACTTTGGGCTGAGTGCACTACCCGAGCGA GGATTGCTCCTTCACACAACATGTGGCACCCCTAACTATGTTGCACCCGAG GTTCTTAGCCACCAAGGTTATGAAGGTTCCAGTGCTGATGTGTGGTCGTGTGGTGTTATCCTATATGTCATAATGGCAGGATACCTTCCGTTTGATGAGACAGACCTTCCGGCACTATACAAAAAA ATTAATGTAGCAGAGTTTTCTTGTCCAATTTGGTTCTCTCCTGGGGCGAAGGCCTTGATACTAAAGATACTTAACCCCAACCCTAAAACA CGAATATCCATCGAGGGGATAAAACGTGATCCATGGTTCAGGCAAAATTATGTGCCTGTTAGATATGGTAACGAGGAGAAAGTCAATCTGGATGATGTTAGTGCTGTCTTCAATGACATTGAG GACCAATATGTATCTGAGAGGACGGCTAATGATCAAGGCCCTTTGATTATGAATGCATTTGAGATGATCACGCTTTCTCAAGGATTGAACCTATCAGCTCTCTTTGACAGGAGACAG GACTATATAAAAAGACAGACTCGCTTTGTGTCTCGCAAACCAGCGAATGACATTATTTTAGCAATTGAAGCTGCTGCGGGATCCTTGCACCTCAGGGTCCATTCTCGTAACTATAAG ATGAGACTGGAAGGTTTATCTGCTAATAAGATCGGGTGTTTTGCTGTTGCCTTGGAG ATTTACGAAGTGGCACCTTCTCTTTTCATGATAGATGTTCGAAAAGCCTCCGGGGATACTCTTGAATATCACAAG TTCTACAAGAATTTATGCTCGAAACTTGAACATATAATTTGGAAACCAACAGAAGCTAGTGCGATGCCTGGATTGGTTAAATCAATGACTTGCTGA